AGCGGCAGGTCCTCAGGCTTTTGATTTTCCACGATCGGTTTATCTTGTGCAAAGATGAGGTTTTGGAAGCTAATGATTTCCTCATCGGAAAGGTTCGTCTCATAATTAAAAGAAAGTACACCATAAGCTACGCTTCGCTCTTCATCCAGCGGCATCACAGTAAGCAAAATAGACATCAGATTGCCGTTTTCTGCATCGCGTTTCGTGAATTTTACCGTGAGTGGACGGAGGATTTCGTAGGTGTAATAGACGTGTTTCGCTTGACCAGTCCCGTCCGGGTCAGGCTGAAAAATCTTGATCTCATCCGTGCGAATAACACCGTTCTCGTCGCGGTGAACGCGGTAATCCCCGATTTCCATATGTGTTTCGACACCCAAATAACCCTCATGAACGACAGCCAGATGGCCTACATCCAAAAAGTTCTCTACGATGCGTGGAGGCTTGGCCGTTACTGTCTGTGGCCCCCAAATGACATTTCGAAAACGATGATCCTCAAATTCCGGCAGGGCAAAAAACTCAGGAGATTGGTTAGCGAGATTCACCCACACGAATCCATAGCGCTCTGCACAGCCATATATAACAGCGCGCGCCTTGCCTGGAATGGCTTGATCGGCAGGCAGCTGAGGGATTTTTACACAGGCTCCGGATGCTTCATATTCCCATCCGTGGTACGGACAGACCAGCTTTCCTTCTCGGACACAGCCCAGAGACAGGGCAGCGCCTCTGTGAATACAGAGGTCTTTAAACGCATGGATTCCTTCTTCGTTGCGGAAGAGGACGACCCGCTCGCCCATAATGGTGACCTGGATCGGGCGGTCTTGCACATCCACCGAACGACAGGCGACGATCCACTCATTACGCAGCACGGTATCTTGCACGATCATTGATGAGACACTCCTTTGTCGATACTTCGGTTATTCACCCATTGTAGCGGGAGATCAGAAGGGAAGTCAACAGAAAACACGAACATTATTAAACACTACCACCTATTTATTACGTGAATAGTTGCCTAAAAACGGATTTATCCGTTATAATCCCACTTATATCGTTCGTAATTAGCTAAATTACCACTAGGGAGGCCTTTTGAAAGTGGAACAACATCGAGAAAGCAATCAGCTTGTTGTGGGCGTCGATGACAAAATCAGTGTGGGCAAGGCGTTTTTACTTGGTTTGCAGCATGTGTTAGCTATGGACTTGTACATTGCTCCTATTATTATTGCTGGGCTGCTGACCATGGACGCTTCAAGCACTTCTTTCTTTATTCAAATGTGTTTTCTCGCGACGGGTATCGGGACGTTGATCCAGACTGGATTTGGATTGCGTTTGCCTGTCGTGCAAGGCCCTTCCTATGTACCCATCGGTGCGCTGGCTGCGATCGGCAGTAAGCTGGGGATGGGTGCGATGATTGGCAGCATGATTCCCGGAGCGCTGTTTGTAGCCTTGATGGGTTATCCATTGAAGTGGTTTGCCAAAGCGGTTCGCAAATTCA
This genomic stretch from Brevibacillus sp. DP1.3A harbors:
- a CDS encoding aromatic ring-hydroxylating dioxygenase subunit alpha gives rise to the protein MIVQDTVLRNEWIVACRSVDVQDRPIQVTIMGERVVLFRNEEGIHAFKDLCIHRGAALSLGCVREGKLVCPYHGWEYEASGACVKIPQLPADQAIPGKARAVIYGCAERYGFVWVNLANQSPEFFALPEFEDHRFRNVIWGPQTVTAKPPRIVENFLDVGHLAVVHEGYLGVETHMEIGDYRVHRDENGVIRTDEIKIFQPDPDGTGQAKHVYYTYEILRPLTVKFTKRDAENGNLMSILLTVMPLDEERSVAYGVLSFNYETNLSDEEIISFQNLIFAQDKPIVENQKPEDLPLDLQIELSLKCDRASIAYRQYLTEMGVTHGTA